One genomic region from Yarrowia lipolytica chromosome 1C, complete sequence encodes:
- a CDS encoding uncharacterized protein (Compare to YALI0C08074g, highly similar to uniprot|O93968 Candida boidinii Formate dehydrogenase) — MKVLLVLYDAGSHAKDEPKLLGCTENELGIRDWLESQGHTLVTTSSKDGADSVLDKEIVDADVVITTPFHPGYINKERIDKAKKLKICITAGVGSDHVDLDAANARDIAVLEVTGSNVQSVAEHVIMTMLVLVRNFVPAHEQIISGGWDVAAVAKDSYDLEGKVIGTVGGGRIGQRVLKRCKPFDPMEMLYYDYQAMPADVEKEIGCRRVESLEEMLSLCDVVTINCPLHASTKGLFNKELISHMKDGAWLVNTARGAICVTEDIVEALESGKIRGYGGDVWFPQPAPKDHPWRTMRNKYGGGNAMTPHISGTSIDAQGRYAEGTKKILEVFFSGKQDYRPQDIICINGHYGTKAYGDDKEHKEHQLK; from the coding sequence ATGAaggtccttcttgttctttACGATGCTGGCTCCCATGCCAAGGATGAGCCCAAGCTGCTTGGATGCACCGAGAACGAGCTCGGTATCAGAGACTGGCTCGAGTCTCAGGGACATACCCTTGTAACTACGTCTTCCAAGGACGGTGCCGACTCTGTCctcgacaaggagattgtcgatGCCGATGTAGTCATCACCACCCCCTTTCATCCTGGatacatcaacaaggagcgaatCGACAaagccaagaagctcaagattTGCATCACTGCTGGTGTCGGCTCTGACCACGTCGATCTCGACGCTGCCAACGCCCGAGATATTGCTGTTCTCGAAGTCACCGGCTCCAATGTCCAGTCTGTTGCCGAGCACGTTATCATGACCATGTTGGTCCTGGTGCGAAACTTTGTCCCTGCTCACGAGCAGATCATCTCTGGCGGTTGGGacgttgctgctgttgccaaGGACTCATACGATCTCGAGGGTAAGGTCATCGGCACcgttggaggaggccgaaTTGGCCAGCGAGTGCTCAAGCGATGCAAGCCCTTCGACCCCATGGAGATGCTCTACTACGACTATCAGGCCATGCCAGCTGAcgttgagaaggagattggaTGTCGTCGAGTCGAGTCTCTCGAGGAGATGCTCTCTCTTTGTGACGTGGTCACCATCAACTGCCCTCTGCACGCTTCCACCAAGGGCCTGTTCAACAAAGAGCTCATCTCGCACATGAAGGATGGTGCCTGGCTCGTTAACACCGCTCGAGGAGCCATTTGTGTCACCGAGGACATTGTCGAGGCTCTCGAGTCCGGTAAGATCCGAGGTTACGGCGGAGACGTTTGGTTCCCCCAGCCTGCCCCTAAGGACCACCCCTGGAGAACCATGCGAAACAAGTACGGGGGAGGAAACGCCATGACTCCTCATATCTCCGGAACTTCCATCGACGCCCAGGGCCGATATGCCGAGGGCACCAAGAAGATCCTTGAGGTTTTCTTTTCTGGAAAGCAGGATTATCGACCCCAGGACATTATCTGCATCAATGGTCACTACGGCACAAAAGCTTACGGAGATGACAAGGAGCACAAGGAGCACCAGCTCAAgtaa
- a CDS encoding uncharacterized protein (Truncated form of YALI0C08096g, some similarities with AN3445 2 Aspergillus nudulans predicted protein), producing the protein MRRLEEEQRLERERLEKEQQEQEEKERHEQQERAERERQEAVRKHNLNKERFSDASTESSVEQSPTPSPDTLTSISMEEQLQEAERIHKEEQRRLRKEHKRALKKRAQSERLSAPVKPPPPPPTIPTSAPDLRREKMLQNVRQRVSSESVNTVTSASNSTPPAPTESAPLPPPQRHKHRVSSMILDSDVANANHNNSDGSTPTTPITPLTASLRDIVIPPSDSSSRSTTPHSGHSTPRKPVSRSGTDTDLAGRVVMNNMASPERRGRRHERARTSYDISADMETPPRLCSPAHVGAAGGAAGGKRLVSTPAGVGSAPSTPGMGPGSGPYADYSPPVPPKDSPFDRSTYFDRSISPTKNRAGSPSGRVSSLSAVEISNKLKKFAGKIVPSSPPKRGAEFESPSRSMSPVKDRVASSPNPGRPMSALSGHSDTSRSSSPVDSIMSHSRSSTMMTSSSGSSGNSMLSGFIPNMSMPSMPNVKLPRASSPLKNPLSAKDLQHTPVEPAPPRILHGTGKGPRTFEEMGINPVTKEADDCVIM; encoded by the exons ATGCGC agacTTGAAGAGGAGCAAAGGTTGGAGCGAGAGAGGTTAGAGAAGGAACAACAAGAGCAAGAGGAAAAGGAAAGACACGAACAGCAAGAGCGAgcagagagagaaagacaAGAGGCGGTGAGAAAAcacaacctcaacaaggaaCGATTTTCTGATGCCTCTACCGAGTCTTCTGTTGAGCAGTCCCCCACACCTTCTCCTGATACACTTACCTCCATATCAATGGAAGAGCAGCTGCAAGAAGCAGAGAGAATCcacaaggaggagcagcgaCGACTACGGAAGGAACACAAGCGAGCACTCAAGAAACGGGCTCAAAGTGAACGTCTTTCGGCTCCCGTTAaacctcctccccctcctcctacTATTCCCACATCTGCTCCTGACCTGAGACGTGAAAAGATGCTTCAGAATGTCAGACAACGGGTTTCGTCCGAGAGTGTGAACACCGTCACGAGTGCAAGCAATAGTACTCCACCCGCACCTACCGAGtctgctcctcttcctcctccccagcgacacaaacatcGTGTTTCCAGTATGATTCTTGACTCCGATGTGGCAAATGccaaccacaacaacagcGACGGATCTACACCTACCACTCCAATTACACCTCTCACGGCCTCCCTTAGAGACATTGTCATTCCCCCTTCCGATTCCAGCAGTCGGTCTACTACGCCTCATTCGGGTCACTCTACACCCCGAAAACCTGTTTCCAGAAGCGGAACAGACACGGATCTGGCCGGAAGAGTGGTGATGAACAATATGGCTTCTCCGGAGCGTCGTGGAAGACGCCATGAGCGAGCCAGAACCTCCTACGATATTTCTGCTGACATGgaaactcctccaagaTTGTGTTCTCCTGCACATGTgggagctgcaggaggagctgcagggGGCAAACGGCTTGTTTCCACACCTGCAGGGGTCGGATCTGCTCCTTCCACGCCTGGAATGGGTCCTGGCTCAGGTCCTTATGCCGATTACTCTCCTCCTGTGCCTCCCAAGGACTCTCCCTTTGACAGATCGACCTATTTCGACCGGTCCATCTCGCCCACTAAGAACAGAGCAGGCTCCCCCTCTGGCCGCGTCAGCAGTCTGTCTGCTGTCGAGATTTCAAACAAACTGAAGAAGTTTGCCGGCAAGATTGTACCTTCCTCACCTCCCAAACGAGGTGCCGAGTTTGAAAGCCCGTCCAGAAGCATGTCACCAGTCAAGGACCGAGTGGCGTCCTCACCTAACCCTGGACGGCCCATGTCGGCTCTATCTGGCCATTCGGACACCTCCCGatcgtcttctcctgtcGATTCCATCATGTCACATTCTCGTTCGTCCACTATGATGACCTCTTCCTCGGGATCTTCAGGTAACAGTATGCTCTCGGGCTTCATTCCCAACATGAGCATGCCCAGTATGCCAAACGTGAAACTGCCCAGGGCCAGCAGCCCCCTCAAAAACCCGCTGTCGGCTAAAGATTTGCAACACACTCCGGTCGAGCCTGCTCCCCCTAGAATTCTGCATGGAACAGGCAAAGGACCAAGGACGTTTGAAGAGATGGGCATTAATCCggtgaccaaggaggccgacgaTTGTGTTATTATGTAA
- a CDS encoding 66S preribosome component MAK16 (Compare to YALI0C08052g, similar to uniprot|P10962 Saccharomyces cerevisiae YAL025c MAK16 nuclear viral propagation protein, similar to Saccharomyces cerevisiae MAK16 (YAL025C); ancestral locus Anc_7.73), giving the protein MSASDDLIWEILNDQFCSFKLKTGKGQDFCKNEYNVTGICERKSCPLANSKYATVRRVNGRLYLYMKTAERVHTPNKWWERIRLSKNYKRALEQIDEHLIYWNEFLVDKCKQRLTRLTQVAVAERRIAMKEEDTHYVGVAPKVKRREATRERKALAAAKVEKAIEKELLDRLKSGAYGENPLNVDEKVWKKVLEGVEGANKEDEDEEEEEEEDEEEEGGEVEYVEDEEDDDDLVELEDLEKWLGGSSDESGDETDASEDETDTDSEDEKPKKRKAAADGKKPKPKTKKRKGPSVEVEYEEDNGEKEKQMVDW; this is encoded by the exons ATGTCGGCGAGTGACGAT CTCATCTGGGAAATTCTAAACGACCAATTCTGCTCGTTCAAGCTGAAAACCGGCAAAGGCCAGGATTTCTGCAAGAACGAGTACAACGTTACCGGCATCTGCGAGCGCAAGTCTTGCCCTCTCGCCAACTCCAAATACGCCACCGTTCGACGGGTCAACGGCCGATTATACCTTTACATGAAGACTGCTGAGCGAGTGCACACCCCCAATAAGTGGTGGGAGCGGATCCGACTGTCCAAAAACTACAAGCGGGCCCTGGAGCAGATTGACGAGCATCTCATTTACTGGAATGAGTTCCTGGTTGACAAGTGCAAGCAGCGTCTGACTCGTCTCACCCAAGTGGCTGTTGCTGAGCGACGTATTGccatgaaggaggaggatacCCATTATGTTGGTGTGGCTCCCAAGGTGAAGCGACGAGAGGCTACCCGAGAGCGAAAGgctctggctgctgccaaggtggaaaaggccattgagaaggagctgctggaccgTCTCAAGAGCGGAGCATACGGCGAGAACCCTCTCAACGTGGACGAAAAGGTGTGGAAGAAGGTGCTCGAGGGCGTCGAGGGAGCCAACAAGGAAGAtgaggacgaagaggaagaggaagaggaggacgaagaggaagagggtGGAGAGGTTGAATATGTcgaggatgaggaagacgatgacgatcttgtggagctggaggacctTGAAAAGTGGCTGGGTGGAAGCAGTGACGAGTCTGGAGACGAGACCGATGCCTCTGAGGACGAGACTGATACCGActccgaggacgagaagcctaagaagcgaaaggctgctgctgacggtaagaagcccaagcccaagaccaagaagcgaaagggTCCCAGCGTGGAGGTCGAAtacgaggaggacaatGGCGAGAAGGAAAAGCAAATGGTGGACTGGTAG